The following are encoded in a window of Camarhynchus parvulus chromosome 1A, STF_HiC, whole genome shotgun sequence genomic DNA:
- the STK38L gene encoding serine/threonine-protein kinase 38-like, whose translation MAMTAGTTTSFPMSNHTRERVTVAKLTLENFYSNLIIQHEERETRQKKLEVAMEEEGLADEEKKLRRSQHARKETEFLRLKRTRLGLDDFESLKVIGRGAFGEVRLVQKKDTGHIYAMKILRKADMLEKEQVAHIRAERDILVEADGAWVVKMFYSFQDKRNLYLIMEFLPGGDMMTLLMKKDTLSEEETQFYISETVLAIDAIHQLGFIHRDIKPDNLLLDAKGHVKLSDFGLCTGLKKAHRTEFYRNLTHNPPSDFSFQNMNSKRKAETWKKNRRQLAYSTVGTPDYIAPEVFMQTGYNKLCDWWSLGVIMYEMLIGYPPFCSETPQETYRKVMNWKETLVFPPEVPISEKAKDLILRFCIDSENRIGSNGVEEIKSHPFFEGVDWGHIRERPAAIPIEIKSIDDTSNFDEFPESDILQPVPNTTEPDYKSKDWVFLNYTYKRFEGLTQRGSIPSYMKAGKL comes from the exons ATGGCGATGACTGCAGGGACTACAACATCCTTTCCCATGAGTAACCACACCCGGGAGAGAGTGACGGTGGCCAAACTCACACTGGAGAACTTCTACAGCAACCTGATTATACAGCATGAGGAGAGGGAAACCAG ACAGAAGAAGCTGGAAGTGGCTATGGAAGAGGAAGGCCTTGCAGATGAGGAG AAAAAGCTGCGCAGGTCACAGCACGCTCGCAAGGAAACCGAGTTCCTGCGGCTCAAGAGGACCAGGCTCGGCTTGGATGACTTTGAGTCTTTGAAAGTCATAGGAAGAGGAGCATTTGGGGAG GTCCGCCTTGTTCAGAAGAAGGATACAGGTCACATTTATGCAATGAAGATACTGAGAAAAGCAGATATGCTGGAGAAAGAGCAG GTGGCCCATATCAGAGCAGAAAGAGATATTTTGGTTGAAGCAGATGGAGCCTGGGTAGTGAAAATGTTTTACAGCTTTCAGGATAAAAGGAACCTTTATCTGATCATGGAGTTTTTACCTGGAG GTGACATGATGACCTTACTGATGAAGAAGGACACACTATCAGAGGAGGAGACCCAGTTTTACATTTCTGAGACAGTGTTGGCCATTGATGCCATTCACCAGCTGGGATTTATCCACAGGGACATCAAGCCAGACAATCTCCTTCTGGATGCCAAG GGTCATGTAAAGCTGTCTGATTTTGGGCTCTGCACAGGTTTAAAGAAAGCTCACAGAACAGAGTTTTACAGGAACCTCACACACAACCCACCAAGTGACTTCT CATTTCAGAATATGAACtcaaagaggaaagcagaaacatGGAAGAAGAACAGGCGACAGCTG gcaTATTCTACTGTGGGAACCCCAGACTACATTGCTCCAGAAGTGTTTATGCAGACTGGGTACAACAAGCTGTGTGACTGGTGGTCCTTGGGAGTGATTATGTATGAAATGCTAATAG GGTATCCACCTTTCTGCTCAGAAACGCCACAAGAGACTTACAGGAAAGTTATGAACTGGAAAGAAACGTTGGTATTTCCTCCAGAGGTGCCTAtttcagagaaagcaaaggATTTAATTCTAAG atTTTGTATCGactcagaaaacagaattgGTAGCAATGGAgtagaggaaataaaaagtcatCCATTTTTTGAAGGAGTAGACTGGGGACATATCAg GGAAAGACCAGCTGCAATCCCTATAGAAATCAAAAGTATTGATGATACTTCCAACTTTGATGAATTTCCTGAATCAGACATTTTACAGCCAG TGCCAAACACAACGGAACCTGACTACAAATCCAAAGACTGGGTTTTCCTCAATTACACCTACAAGAGGTTTGAAGGGCTCACCCAGCGTGGCTCCATCCCTTCCTACATGAAAGCTGGGAAGTTGTGA